In one Lachnospiraceae bacterium GAM79 genomic region, the following are encoded:
- the dapA gene encoding 4-hydroxy-tetrahydrodipicolinate synthase — MSIFEGSGVALVTPFKENGEVDFDKMKELVEFHIANGTDAIIVCGTTGEASTLSHEEHLACIKACVEYVDHRIPVIAGAGSNCTGTAIYLSTEAESYGVDGLLLVTPYYNKATQNGLIAHFTAIANSVKVPIILYNVPSRTGCNIQPETAVTLAKTVPNIVGIKEASGNIAQVVKLAKLADGCIDIYSGNDDQVVPLLSLGGKGVISVTANIAPRDVHDMVKKFMDGDVKESLDIQLKMIDLCESLFCEVNPIPVKKAVELMGLCGGTMRMPLTEMEPAHVEKLKAAMTAYGLL, encoded by the coding sequence ATGTCAATTTTTGAAGGATCAGGTGTAGCTTTAGTAACACCGTTTAAGGAGAATGGTGAGGTTGATTTCGATAAGATGAAAGAACTCGTTGAATTCCATATTGCAAATGGTACAGATGCCATTATAGTATGTGGAACAACAGGTGAAGCATCCACATTATCACATGAAGAACACCTTGCATGTATAAAAGCATGTGTAGAATATGTAGATCACAGAATCCCTGTTATCGCAGGCGCAGGTTCTAATTGTACAGGAACAGCCATTTATCTTTCTACAGAAGCAGAAAGCTATGGCGTAGATGGATTGTTGTTAGTAACACCATATTACAACAAGGCAACTCAGAACGGTCTGATCGCGCACTTTACAGCTATTGCAAATTCTGTAAAGGTTCCGATCATCTTATATAATGTACCATCCCGTACAGGATGTAACATTCAGCCGGAGACAGCGGTTACACTTGCAAAGACTGTGCCGAATATCGTAGGTATCAAGGAAGCATCCGGTAATATCGCACAGGTTGTTAAGCTGGCAAAGCTGGCAGACGGCTGTATTGATATTTATTCCGGTAACGATGATCAGGTAGTACCGCTTCTGTCATTAGGCGGAAAAGGTGTTATCTCAGTAACAGCAAATATCGCTCCGAGAGATGTACATGATATGGTTAAGAAGTTCATGGATGGCGATGTAAAGGAAAGTCTTGATATTCAGTTAAAGATGATCGATCTGTGTGAGTCACTGTTCTGTGAAGTAAATCCGATCCCTGTTAAGAAGGCAGTTGAGCTTATGGGCTTATGCGGCGGAACGATGAGAATGCCATTAACAGAGATGGAGCCGGCACATGTAGAGAAGTTAAAGGCTGCAATGACAGCATACGGCTTACTTTAA
- a CDS encoding single-stranded DNA-binding protein, protein MEKTLNNNQVIVAGEIASDFTFSHEIFGEGFYMVDLVVARLSDTYDVIPLMVSDRLFDVENSHIGEKVMARGQFRSYNKHEETRNRLILSVFVREISVLDEDDEEAENKPNQIYLDGYICKEPVYRMTPLGREIADILLAVNRAYGKSDYIPCICWGRNARFAGKLKVGEHVAVWGRIQSREYQKRIGNDQIISKTAYEVSVSKMECLE, encoded by the coding sequence ATGGAAAAAACATTAAACAATAACCAGGTGATCGTAGCGGGGGAGATTGCATCAGACTTTACATTCAGTCATGAGATCTTCGGAGAAGGATTTTATATGGTGGATCTTGTCGTTGCCAGACTGAGTGATACCTATGACGTAATACCACTTATGGTGTCTGATCGGTTATTTGATGTAGAGAATTCCCATATCGGGGAAAAGGTGATGGCGAGAGGACAGTTTCGGTCTTATAACAAGCATGAAGAGACGAGAAACCGTCTGATCTTATCGGTATTTGTCAGGGAGATATCGGTACTGGATGAAGATGATGAGGAAGCAGAGAATAAGCCGAATCAGATCTATCTGGACGGTTATATATGCAAAGAACCGGTGTACCGTATGACACCACTGGGACGGGAGATCGCAGATATTCTGCTGGCAGTCAACCGGGCATATGGCAAGAGCGACTATATTCCTTGCATCTGCTGGGGCAGAAACGCAAGATTTGCGGGAAAACTGAAGGTGGGCGAGCATGTCGCTGTATGGGGCAGGATCCAGAGCCGGGAATACCAGAAACGAATCGGGAATGATCAGATCATCAGCAAGACTGCTTATGAGGTATCTGTCAGCAAAATGGAATGCCTGGAGTAG
- a CDS encoding RNA methyltransferase produces the protein MITANSNPKIKNINKLNKNASFRKEEQVFIVEGIRMFRELPVDRVKQVFVSETAYQRYGTELPEKGITEQDRRLVVVSDSVFRSMSQTKTPQGLLAVVERYHYTMEDLISVMDKRENGNTFLVLESIQDPGNLGTIVRTAEAADVTGIIIGGDSCDIYNPKVVRSTMGTIFRVPFVYVDDPAKAVDRLKEHGIVVYGAHLDGCDLYAGKLKRNNAFLIGNEGNGLTDELSSKADRLLRIPMAGQVESLNAAISATLLAYEAYRQRR, from the coding sequence ATCATTACTGCAAATTCAAATCCCAAGATAAAGAATATAAACAAGCTAAATAAAAATGCGTCATTTCGCAAAGAAGAACAGGTGTTTATAGTAGAAGGAATCCGTATGTTCCGGGAACTTCCGGTTGATCGTGTTAAGCAGGTATTTGTATCGGAAACGGCATATCAGAGATATGGAACCGAGCTTCCGGAAAAAGGAATCACGGAACAGGACAGACGACTGGTTGTCGTATCAGACAGCGTATTCCGATCGATGTCGCAGACGAAGACACCGCAGGGACTTCTTGCTGTCGTTGAGAGATATCATTATACAATGGAAGATTTGATTTCTGTGATGGATAAACGCGAGAACGGAAATACTTTCTTAGTTCTGGAATCTATACAGGATCCGGGTAATCTCGGTACGATCGTGCGGACGGCAGAGGCTGCCGATGTTACAGGTATTATTATTGGAGGAGATTCCTGTGATATATACAATCCGAAAGTGGTACGATCCACAATGGGAACGATCTTCCGTGTGCCGTTTGTCTATGTGGATGATCCGGCGAAGGCGGTTGACCGGTTGAAAGAACATGGGATCGTTGTCTATGGGGCGCATTTGGATGGATGTGACCTGTATGCAGGGAAGCTTAAAAGAAACAATGCGTTTCTGATCGGAAATGAAGGAAACGGACTGACCGATGAGTTATCATCAAAGGCTGATCGTCTGCTCCGTATTCCGATGGCAGGACAGGTGGAATCATTAAATGCTGCAATATCGGCAACCCTTCTTGCGTATGAAGCATACAGACAACGCAGATGA
- a CDS encoding DNA polymerase III subunit alpha: protein MDFTHLHVHTEYSLLDGSAKIKSLVKRAKELGYDSLAITDHGVMYGVIDFYEAARAEGIKPIIGCEIYVSPGSRFDRENTRGEERYYHLVLLAENNQGYKNLSKIVSRGFTEGFYYKPRVDMEVLEQYHEGIIALSACLAGEVAVNLRKNNYEEAKEAALRHLKIFGENNYFLEMQDHGLAEQATVNAGVMRLSKELGIPMVVTNDSHYILAEDWEAHDVLLCIQTNRKVHDEDRMRYTGGQYYLKSKEEMYKLFPYAKEALANTQKIADRCNVEIVFGEQKVPEFDVPDGLTAEEYLEKLCMEGIRKRYNPVTPELMERLTYEINTIKKMGYVDYFLIVSDFIRYAKDHGIAVGPGRGSAAGSIVAYCLEITNIDPIRYNLLFERFLNPERVSMPDIDVDFCYERRQEVIDYVVRKYGKEKVVQIVTFQTMAARNVIRDVGRALDLPYALCDSVAKTIPMEIGMNIDTALKVSKELKEMYEGNADVKQLIDMARKLEGLPRNTGMHAAGVVIGRDSIDEYVPLARGGDDSIITQFTMTTIERLGLLKMDFLGLRTLTVIQDAVKFIKQETGVDIDIDHIDYDDKKVFELITSGKTEGIFQLESSGMKSFMKELKPQSLEDVIAGISLYRPGPMDFIPNYINGKEHPEKITYDVPELQEILEPTYGCIVYQEQVMQIVMKLAGYTLGRSDLVRRAMSKKKADVMAKERQYFVYGNEELGVPGCIARGIPEATANKIFDDMTDFAKYAFNKSHAAAYAVVAYQTAFLKCYYPVEFMAALMSSVKDNSSKVAGYIQSCRQMGIRILPPDINEGYSGFSAAKGAIRYGMSGIKSVGSAVVDRIVEEREANGPYKDMKDFLVRMTPKETNKKTVEALILGGAFDSFGVKRRQMMMAYPMMIDEVYKERKNLSAGQMSFAEFFGGEFAEAAKTKFPDVEEYDEQEKLALEKSVLGIYISGHPLLDYEKLMSEKTAFSSVDFMIDEEEGRARVQDQSICILGGMVADVTVKMTKNNQNMAFVTLEDMVGQTEIIVFPKKYEDYREKLTADNKIFVKGRATVSEEDAKLIAEEILTFDEVVAGNDFSRYNNSGRMKPRRENAGKPEFTEGDLQVWVCFDDRKEYDELEKDFLSILEEYKGNCPVYIFIKQEKQYKNMGRGFMVDGASGIVDRLKLEYGVSRVTVRPNKKK, encoded by the coding sequence ATGGATTTTACACATTTACATGTGCATACGGAATATAGTTTGTTGGATGGATCGGCGAAGATCAAGAGTCTGGTGAAACGCGCGAAGGAACTGGGGTATGATTCGCTTGCGATCACTGATCACGGCGTTATGTATGGTGTTATTGATTTTTATGAGGCAGCAAGGGCAGAGGGGATCAAGCCGATCATAGGCTGCGAGATCTATGTCAGCCCGGGATCACGATTTGACCGTGAGAATACCAGAGGAGAGGAACGATACTATCATCTGGTGCTGCTGGCAGAGAACAATCAGGGATATAAGAACCTGTCAAAGATTGTATCCAGAGGATTTACCGAGGGATTTTATTATAAGCCGAGAGTAGACATGGAAGTGCTGGAACAATATCACGAGGGTATTATTGCGCTTTCAGCCTGTCTGGCAGGCGAGGTTGCGGTCAACTTAAGAAAGAACAACTATGAGGAAGCCAAAGAGGCAGCGCTCCGTCATTTGAAGATATTTGGAGAAAATAATTATTTCCTCGAGATGCAGGATCATGGACTGGCAGAGCAGGCGACGGTAAATGCGGGTGTTATGCGGTTGTCCAAAGAGTTGGGTATTCCTATGGTCGTAACTAATGATTCTCACTATATCCTTGCGGAGGACTGGGAGGCACACGATGTTCTTCTGTGTATCCAGACGAACCGTAAGGTACATGATGAAGATCGTATGCGCTATACAGGCGGACAGTATTACCTGAAATCCAAAGAAGAAATGTATAAGCTTTTCCCTTATGCGAAGGAAGCGCTTGCAAATACACAGAAGATTGCAGACCGTTGTAATGTAGAGATCGTATTTGGTGAGCAGAAGGTGCCGGAATTTGATGTGCCGGATGGGCTGACAGCCGAGGAGTATCTGGAAAAACTCTGTATGGAGGGTATCAGGAAGCGTTATAATCCGGTAACACCGGAGTTGATGGAGCGCCTGACCTATGAGATCAATACGATCAAGAAAATGGGATATGTGGATTATTTCCTGATTGTATCAGACTTTATAAGATATGCCAAGGATCATGGGATTGCGGTTGGTCCCGGCCGTGGATCTGCAGCGGGCAGTATCGTGGCCTATTGTCTGGAGATTACGAATATTGATCCGATCCGTTACAATCTTCTGTTTGAACGATTTCTGAATCCGGAGCGAGTATCTATGCCTGATATCGATGTGGATTTCTGTTATGAGAGAAGACAGGAGGTTATCGATTATGTTGTCCGTAAATATGGAAAAGAAAAGGTAGTACAGATTGTAACCTTCCAGACGATGGCAGCACGAAATGTTATCCGCGATGTCGGTCGTGCGTTGGATCTTCCGTATGCACTCTGTGATTCGGTAGCGAAGACAATTCCGATGGAGATCGGTATGAATATTGATACAGCTCTGAAGGTCAGCAAGGAGCTGAAGGAGATGTATGAGGGAAATGCAGATGTCAAGCAGTTGATTGATATGGCAAGGAAGTTAGAGGGACTTCCGAGAAATACCGGTATGCATGCGGCTGGTGTCGTAATCGGCAGAGATTCTATCGATGAATATGTACCGCTTGCAAGAGGCGGTGATGATTCGATCATCACACAGTTTACAATGACTACGATCGAACGGTTAGGACTTCTGAAAATGGACTTCCTCGGACTTCGTACTCTGACCGTTATTCAGGATGCGGTGAAGTTCATAAAGCAGGAGACCGGAGTTGATATTGATATCGACCATATCGATTATGACGATAAGAAAGTATTTGAGTTAATTACTTCAGGAAAGACAGAAGGTATCTTCCAGCTTGAAAGTTCCGGTATGAAGAGCTTTATGAAGGAGCTAAAGCCTCAGAGTCTGGAAGATGTCATAGCAGGAATCTCTCTGTATCGTCCGGGTCCTATGGATTTTATTCCGAACTATATCAATGGTAAGGAACATCCTGAGAAGATCACCTATGATGTGCCGGAACTTCAGGAAATCCTGGAACCGACCTATGGCTGTATCGTATATCAGGAACAGGTTATGCAGATCGTTATGAAGCTTGCAGGATATACACTTGGACGAAGCGATCTGGTACGCCGTGCTATGTCTAAGAAAAAAGCGGATGTCATGGCGAAGGAACGACAGTATTTCGTATATGGAAATGAAGAATTAGGAGTGCCGGGCTGTATCGCCCGAGGTATCCCGGAGGCAACTGCAAATAAGATTTTCGATGATATGACGGATTTTGCAAAATATGCATTTAACAAATCCCATGCAGCAGCGTACGCGGTTGTTGCCTATCAGACGGCATTTTTAAAATGCTATTATCCGGTTGAATTCATGGCGGCGCTGATGTCATCGGTAAAGGATAACAGTTCCAAGGTCGCAGGCTATATCCAGTCCTGCCGCCAGATGGGAATCCGGATCCTGCCGCCGGATATCAATGAAGGCTACAGCGGATTCTCAGCAGCCAAGGGTGCGATACGATATGGCATGTCAGGAATCAAGAGTGTCGGAAGTGCAGTAGTAGACCGGATCGTAGAAGAACGGGAGGCAAATGGGCCATATAAAGACATGAAGGACTTCCTGGTTCGTATGACACCGAAGGAGACAAATAAGAAGACTGTTGAGGCGTTGATCCTTGGAGGTGCATTTGACAGCTTTGGCGTGAAGAGACGTCAGATGATGATGGCATATCCGATGATGATCGATGAAGTCTATAAAGAGCGGAAGAATTTATCTGCAGGACAGATGTCATTTGCAGAATTCTTTGGCGGTGAGTTTGCAGAAGCTGCAAAGACGAAATTTCCGGATGTAGAGGAATATGACGAGCAGGAGAAGCTGGCACTTGAGAAATCCGTACTGGGTATCTATATATCCGGCCACCCGCTTCTTGATTATGAGAAACTGATGAGTGAGAAAACGGCATTTTCATCGGTGGATTTCATGATCGATGAGGAAGAAGGACGTGCAAGAGTTCAGGATCAGAGTATCTGTATTCTTGGCGGTATGGTAGCAGATGTTACGGTAAAAATGACGAAGAATAATCAGAATATGGCGTTTGTAACACTGGAGGATATGGTCGGACAAACGGAGATCATCGTATTCCCTAAGAAATATGAAGATTATCGTGAGAAGCTGACGGCAGATAATAAGATCTTCGTAAAGGGACGTGCAACGGTATCCGAGGAGGATGCGAAGCTGATCGCTGAGGAGATCCTGACCTTTGATGAGGTTGTGGCCGGAAATGATTTCAGCCGTTATAATAACAGCGGCAGAATGAAGCCACGCAGAGAAAATGCAGGAAAACCGGAATTTACAGAAGGTGATCTTCAGGTCTGGGTATGTTTTGACGATAGAAAAGAATATGATGAACTGGAGAAGGATTTCCTGTCGATTCTTGAAGAATATAAAGGAAACTGTCCGGTATACATATTCATAAAACAGGAAAAACAGTATAAGAATATGGGCAGAGGTTTTATGGTTGATGGCGCTTCCGGTATTGTTGACCGGTTGAAGCTGGAATATGGTGTCAGCCGTGTGACGGTTCGCCCGAACAAGAAGAAATAG
- a CDS encoding DUF5662 family protein, protein MNWYKHLKTINHHKWLVMKNCFRVGLYKQGLLHDLSKYSWTEFSVGVKYYQGDRSPNDAEREEKGYTSAWLHHKGRNKHHLEYWVDYSMDRSGALAGCKMPEKYVVEMFCDRIAASKNYNKEKYNDSYPLEYFRKGKARRNHLLHPETDALLESLLVMLAEKGEDYTFDYIRREVLHNKRPKKKQK, encoded by the coding sequence ATGAACTGGTATAAACATTTGAAAACGATCAACCATCATAAGTGGCTGGTTATGAAGAATTGCTTTCGGGTAGGCTTATATAAACAGGGACTGCTGCATGATCTGTCCAAATATTCATGGACGGAGTTCTCGGTAGGTGTGAAGTATTATCAGGGAGATCGCAGCCCAAACGACGCGGAGCGTGAAGAAAAAGGATATACAAGCGCATGGCTGCACCACAAGGGAAGAAACAAGCATCATCTGGAATATTGGGTAGATTACAGTATGGATCGCTCCGGTGCATTGGCAGGCTGTAAAATGCCGGAGAAGTATGTGGTCGAGATGTTCTGCGACCGGATTGCAGCAAGTAAGAATTATAATAAAGAGAAGTATAATGATTCCTATCCACTGGAATATTTCAGAAAAGGAAAAGCAAGAAGAAATCATCTGCTTCATCCGGAGACGGATGCACTGCTTGAAAGTCTGCTTGTAATGTTGGCAGAAAAAGGAGAAGATTATACCTTTGACTATATACGACGTGAAGTGCTGCATAATAAAAGACCGAAGAAAAAGCAGAAATAA
- a CDS encoding ATP-binding protein → MFRNIMNDLATWYEIGENKAALIRGGKFVGKTWAALDFATGFFDEHILINLEQYPDFCQYISKERKPEKLHAKLTTSLDKYDFQGKLLIFDNVQLSTMAVPNLVEYAKVSNNVRICMLATVNGPLPGEAECQDDLFVYELMPMTFDEFLKAGKGRKLWKYIENQRLEGLPEEVRKSIDTMLDAFLVTGGMPEAVNAYYKNENFEEVEGILQKTLDKMTEYIVKVTPKKLLTKVMLIWNSIPVQLTKENKKFMYGYVDPKARAREYESSVDHLVRIGVVRQVYRIRHGVLPLAEQVDEKSFEIYHLDHGLLRIMAGIHYNDIDKTNIVDTMDGMIAEQYALEELYANKNIGKLFFWISSATAKVDFVYEGDGEVVPVDVQTEPHTKAQSSKVFKQRYDNATSIRISTDDMYMNNGLLNVPLYGIWNF, encoded by the coding sequence ATGTTTAGAAATATCATGAACGATCTGGCAACATGGTATGAGATTGGAGAAAATAAAGCAGCACTCATTAGAGGAGGAAAGTTTGTAGGAAAGACATGGGCAGCCCTTGATTTCGCTACAGGCTTTTTTGACGAACACATTCTTATCAATCTGGAGCAGTATCCGGATTTTTGCCAGTATATTTCAAAGGAGCGAAAGCCTGAGAAGCTTCATGCGAAATTAACGACCTCACTGGATAAATACGACTTTCAGGGCAAGTTATTGATTTTTGACAATGTACAGCTCAGTACGATGGCGGTACCAAATCTGGTAGAGTATGCGAAGGTAAGTAACAATGTGCGAATCTGTATGCTTGCAACTGTTAATGGACCGTTACCGGGTGAAGCGGAATGTCAGGATGATCTCTTTGTATACGAGTTGATGCCGATGACTTTTGATGAATTCTTAAAAGCCGGAAAGGGGCGTAAACTCTGGAAATATATCGAGAACCAGAGACTGGAAGGATTGCCGGAAGAGGTACGTAAAAGCATAGATACAATGTTGGATGCATTTTTAGTGACCGGGGGAATGCCGGAAGCGGTAAATGCATATTACAAAAATGAAAATTTTGAAGAAGTTGAAGGTATTTTGCAAAAAACACTTGACAAAATGACCGAATATATAGTAAAAGTAACACCGAAGAAACTTTTAACAAAGGTTATGTTGATCTGGAACAGTATTCCTGTTCAGCTTACCAAAGAGAATAAAAAGTTTATGTACGGATATGTAGATCCCAAGGCGAGAGCCAGAGAGTACGAGTCGTCTGTTGACCATCTTGTACGGATCGGAGTTGTCCGTCAGGTATATCGTATAAGACACGGGGTGTTACCACTTGCAGAGCAGGTGGATGAGAAATCCTTTGAGATTTATCATTTGGATCACGGTCTTTTAAGAATTATGGCAGGCATTCATTATAATGATATAGATAAGACCAATATCGTTGATACGATGGATGGTATGATAGCCGAGCAGTATGCACTAGAAGAATTATATGCGAATAAGAATATTGGCAAGCTGTTCTTCTGGATATCATCTGCAACAGCAAAGGTTGATTTTGTGTATGAAGGTGATGGCGAGGTTGTACCGGTTGATGTACAGACAGAGCCACATACCAAGGCACAGAGTTCCAAGGTGTTCAAGCAGAGATATGACAATGCGACGTCTATCAGAATCTCAACAGATGATATGTATATGAATAACGGACTTTTAAATGTTCCGTTATACGGCATCTGGAATTTTTAA
- a CDS encoding sel1 repeat family protein codes for MGFFDGIFKKIPFVSRFSKKKAPVNNVELQYNKAMNLMDNGDSEESVKILEQVSDIGIMDTQYKSYGDDALLALAEFYEKGVYRNAKTNVDMNKSTKYYEKYVNQNRDGDVIYKLAKMMLEIQNFSKAIKYFEIAATDYGIKAAYMSLGSIYESGLNRIDEYGNKSDFVVPADLEKAMQWYKKLADAGDAKAKASYERVLYASTHEDSLEFEEKDKLYTEISQRRKEKGKEPRYKVIEASRLQYQYSYVHNQVEGYIHKLPKDWVKTINESTGEEYYAPSLTYKDFAIYVYYDSIPKDSKKTLENYLRYCNDAFDEDLQLKAYITEYADGICTTYYHKDMEKGIVSFAFYQGRRLACMRFVCATMEIIEQYEEIIFEVANSFAFIDPTLVSEESANRRDMQYYNEAIYCYYLEDYEGAMKAAKQALKFGSIKASYLLVELYYDEDSPYRDLEKTISYAKQLFEATKDPELAFLIGNVYDQQMKDYMKALNWYENAERLGHKRVAFYLGRIYYYGLLRTKRDGRKALEYFKKARANGIPEAEGYIKDLEELKGEDLQTAVEKWERAVQAGSESAAIKIAMMKQQQIFYIATPYEIEKAYLEALGLGSARAGYELGRIYQLQEKQENYKGEIKSIKYFEKAFNANFDDWDKENLFKVINYKVEKGLDNEEAIKLYIENASMGYVPAIEKLFELVPFTTQQIWSLYDALIELAETGDETAIVAMNKLEMHYVDLIIREPGKGQKIVENKFFRLCVPKECSATINDEGGTIKLADSVVEFAVAEMPVNATAEQDYLKIYKLIVSEYLPDENAEVIIANSRMIGSAIRSSKDNR; via the coding sequence ATGGGATTTTTTGATGGGATTTTTAAGAAAATACCTTTCGTATCCAGATTTTCTAAAAAGAAAGCACCGGTCAATAACGTAGAGTTACAGTATAATAAGGCGATGAACCTTATGGATAACGGAGATTCGGAAGAATCGGTTAAAATACTGGAGCAGGTTTCAGACATTGGTATAATGGATACCCAGTATAAATCATATGGGGATGACGCCCTGCTTGCACTGGCAGAATTTTATGAAAAGGGTGTTTATCGTAATGCAAAGACAAATGTAGATATGAATAAATCTACAAAATACTACGAGAAGTATGTAAATCAGAACCGTGACGGAGATGTTATTTACAAACTTGCCAAGATGATGCTGGAGATTCAGAATTTCTCAAAAGCAATCAAGTATTTTGAAATAGCCGCAACCGATTATGGCATCAAGGCAGCATATATGAGCCTTGGTTCTATTTATGAGAGCGGATTGAACCGAATCGATGAATATGGAAATAAGAGTGATTTTGTAGTTCCTGCTGATCTGGAAAAGGCAATGCAGTGGTATAAGAAGCTTGCAGATGCAGGCGATGCAAAGGCAAAGGCTTCATATGAACGTGTACTATATGCGAGCACACATGAGGACAGCCTGGAATTTGAAGAAAAAGATAAGCTGTATACAGAGATTTCCCAGAGAAGAAAAGAAAAGGGAAAAGAACCGAGATACAAGGTGATTGAGGCCTCCAGACTTCAGTATCAGTATTCCTATGTACATAATCAGGTGGAAGGTTATATTCACAAGCTTCCGAAAGACTGGGTGAAGACCATCAATGAGTCAACAGGCGAAGAATATTACGCACCAAGCCTTACATATAAAGATTTTGCAATCTATGTTTATTACGACAGTATACCAAAGGATTCTAAGAAGACGTTGGAAAACTATCTGAGATATTGTAATGATGCATTTGACGAAGATTTACAGTTGAAAGCATATATTACAGAGTATGCAGATGGTATCTGCACGACATACTACCATAAGGATATGGAAAAGGGTATTGTTTCATTTGCGTTCTATCAGGGAAGACGACTGGCATGTATGCGTTTCGTATGTGCAACGATGGAGATCATTGAACAGTACGAGGAGATTATCTTCGAGGTAGCAAACTCATTTGCATTTATTGATCCGACACTGGTCAGTGAAGAAAGTGCAAACCGGAGAGATATGCAGTATTACAATGAAGCAATCTACTGCTATTATCTGGAAGATTATGAAGGCGCAATGAAGGCTGCAAAGCAGGCTTTGAAGTTTGGCAGTATCAAGGCAAGTTATCTGCTTGTAGAACTGTATTATGATGAAGACAGTCCATATCGTGATCTGGAAAAAACGATCAGTTATGCAAAGCAGTTATTTGAAGCAACCAAGGATCCTGAACTTGCATTTCTGATCGGAAATGTCTACGATCAGCAGATGAAGGATTACATGAAAGCATTGAATTGGTACGAGAACGCAGAGAGATTGGGACACAAGAGAGTTGCATTCTATCTGGGACGTATTTATTACTATGGTCTGCTCCGTACCAAGAGAGACGGAAGAAAGGCTCTGGAATATTTTAAAAAGGCAAGAGCGAATGGTATACCGGAAGCAGAGGGCTATATTAAGGATCTGGAGGAACTGAAGGGTGAAGATCTTCAGACGGCCGTTGAGAAATGGGAAAGAGCGGTTCAGGCAGGAAGTGAATCCGCGGCAATTAAGATCGCGATGATGAAACAGCAGCAGATTTTCTATATAGCAACGCCGTACGAGATTGAAAAAGCATATCTGGAAGCACTTGGACTTGGAAGTGCCAGAGCAGGATATGAACTTGGACGTATCTATCAGCTTCAGGAGAAACAGGAAAATTATAAGGGCGAGATTAAGAGCATCAAGTATTTTGAGAAAGCCTTTAATGCGAACTTTGATGACTGGGATAAGGAAAACTTATTCAAGGTTATCAATTACAAGGTTGAAAAAGGTCTCGATAACGAAGAGGCTATCAAGCTCTATATTGAAAATGCAAGTATGGGTTACGTTCCGGCTATTGAGAAGCTGTTTGAACTGGTTCCGTTTACGACACAGCAGATTTGGAGTCTGTATGATGCACTGATCGAGCTTGCAGAGACCGGTGATGAGACTGCTATCGTAGCGATGAACAAACTGGAAATGCATTATGTGGATCTGATCATCCGTGAACCGGGTAAGGGACAGAAGATTGTGGAGAATAAGTTCTTCCGCCTGTGCGTTCCAAAAGAGTGCTCAGCAACGATCAATGATGAAGGCGGTACTATCAAGCTTGCCGATTCTGTTGTTGAATTTGCGGTAGCTGAGATGCCTGTCAATGCGACAGCAGAGCAGGATTATCTTAAGATCTATAAACTGATCGTATCAGAGTATCTGCCGGATGAGAATGCAGAAGTTATTATTGCGAACTCCAGAATGATCGGTTCGGCGATCAGAAGTTCAAAGGATAATAGATAA
- a CDS encoding HPr family phosphocarrier protein: MTEGTEERPVAVLVQIASQYESQIHLVSDDKKINAKSIMGMMSMGFTEGQEITIIADGKDAEAAVNEIADYLTANA; encoded by the coding sequence ATGACCGAAGGAACCGAAGAAAGACCGGTAGCAGTTCTTGTACAGATTGCAAGCCAGTATGAGAGTCAGATCCATCTGGTATCGGATGACAAGAAGATCAATGCAAAGAGCATTATGGGAATGATGAGCATGGGATTTACAGAAGGGCAGGAGATCACAATTATCGCAGATGGCAAAGATGCGGAAGCTGCAGTAAATGAGATCGCGGATTACCTGACAGCAAATGCATAA